A single genomic interval of Rhizobium leguminosarum bv. trifolii WSM1325 harbors:
- a CDS encoding molybdenum cofactor biosynthesis protein C (TIGRFAM: molybdenum cofactor biosynthesis protein C~PFAM: molybdopterin cofactor biosynthesis MoaC region~KEGG: moaC; molybdenum cofactor biosynthesis protein C; K03637 molybdenum cofactor biosynthesis protein C) — MSGAKPGLTHIGASGEAHMVDVSDKAETVRIATAEGHVKMASETLALIVQGNAKKGDVIGTARLAGIMAAKRTADLIPLCHPLMLTKVTVEIEEDAALPGLRVTATAKLTGKTGVEMEALTAVSVACLTIYDMAKAADKAMEIGGIRLLEKSGGKSGDFRHPEAR; from the coding sequence ATGAGCGGCGCAAAGCCCGGTCTGACCCATATCGGTGCCTCCGGCGAGGCACATATGGTCGATGTCTCGGACAAGGCCGAGACGGTGCGCATCGCCACTGCCGAGGGCCATGTGAAGATGGCGTCGGAAACGCTTGCTCTCATCGTCCAAGGAAATGCCAAGAAGGGTGATGTGATTGGCACGGCGCGCCTTGCCGGCATTATGGCGGCAAAACGCACCGCCGATCTCATCCCGCTCTGCCATCCGCTGATGCTGACGAAGGTCACGGTCGAGATCGAGGAAGATGCCGCCCTGCCCGGCCTGCGCGTTACGGCGACCGCCAAGCTGACCGGCAAGACCGGTGTGGAGATGGAGGCGCTGACCGCCGTCTCGGTCGCTTGTCTGACGATCTACGACATGGCCAAGGCCGCCGATAAGGCAATGGAGATCGGCGGCATCCGGCTTCTTGAAAAGTCCGGCGGAAAATCCGGCGATTTCCGTCATCCGGAGGCAAGATGA
- a CDS encoding molybdenum cofactor synthesis domain protein (TIGRFAM: molybdenum cofactor synthesis domain protein~PFAM: MoeA domain protein domain I and II; MoeA domain protein domain IV; molybdopterin binding domain~KEGG: rec:RHECIAT_CH0002264 molybdopterin biosynthesis protein), translating to MNLLPVADALNRLLSRAKPTAASETLPLAEAEGRVLAVDLTAGLTQPPFNASAMDGYALRREDAPEPGAELKVIGTSSAGHGFEGSVSQGEAVRIFTGAPVPPGADSVLLQEDAEKIEGGIRTNFPVRQGQHVRPRGQDFAEGEAVLSAGTVLDFSRLTVAAGMNRPDVEVLRRPLIAILATGDELLPPGSTPGPSQIIASNTFGIAALARKAGADVLDLGIVPDDKARITAAIDTARDAGVDVIVTLGGASVGDHDLVQATLIEAGMQLDFWRIAMRPGKPLMVGSFGETHVLGLPGNPVSSLVCSLLFLEPLIRRLASLPPVRREATVEAAVTLRANDHRQDYIRAKLSKSAAGHWLAEPFGKQDSSMMKVFAAADCLVIRPPHAPELLAGAPCPVMLLRPDLLA from the coding sequence ATGAACCTTCTCCCGGTCGCCGACGCCCTGAACCGCTTGCTCTCTCGCGCAAAACCCACTGCTGCGTCCGAGACGCTGCCGCTAGCCGAAGCCGAGGGCCGCGTCCTGGCCGTCGATCTGACGGCCGGCCTGACCCAGCCGCCCTTCAATGCCTCCGCCATGGATGGCTATGCGCTGCGCCGCGAAGACGCGCCGGAGCCGGGCGCCGAGCTGAAGGTCATCGGCACGTCTTCCGCTGGCCACGGCTTCGAGGGAAGCGTCAGCCAGGGTGAAGCCGTCCGTATCTTCACCGGCGCGCCTGTTCCGCCGGGCGCCGACAGCGTCCTGCTGCAGGAGGATGCGGAGAAGATCGAAGGCGGTATCCGAACCAATTTCCCTGTGCGGCAGGGCCAGCATGTGCGTCCGCGCGGTCAGGATTTCGCCGAAGGCGAAGCCGTTCTGTCGGCCGGCACCGTGCTCGATTTCTCGCGGCTGACGGTTGCTGCCGGCATGAACCGGCCTGATGTCGAAGTGCTGCGGCGCCCGCTGATCGCCATCCTCGCGACCGGCGACGAACTGCTGCCGCCCGGAAGCACGCCCGGCCCTTCACAGATCATCGCATCCAATACGTTTGGTATTGCAGCCCTTGCCCGCAAAGCCGGCGCCGATGTGCTCGATCTCGGTATCGTGCCTGACGACAAGGCTAGGATCACCGCGGCGATCGACACGGCCCGGGATGCCGGGGTCGATGTGATCGTCACGCTCGGTGGCGCTTCGGTCGGCGACCATGATCTGGTGCAGGCCACGCTGATCGAAGCCGGCATGCAGCTCGATTTCTGGCGCATCGCCATGCGCCCCGGCAAACCGCTGATGGTCGGCAGCTTCGGCGAGACGCATGTGCTCGGCCTGCCCGGCAATCCGGTCTCGAGCCTCGTCTGTTCGCTGCTCTTCCTGGAACCGCTGATCCGCAGGCTTGCCTCCCTGCCGCCGGTGCGCCGCGAGGCAACGGTGGAGGCGGCTGTCACGCTGCGCGCCAACGACCACCGGCAGGACTATATCAGGGCGAAACTTTCGAAATCCGCCGCCGGCCACTGGCTCGCCGAGCCTTTCGGCAAGCAGGATTCCTCGATGATGAAGGTCTTCGCCGCAGCCGATTGCCTCGTCATCCGCCCGCCACATGCGCCGGAGCTGCTGGCCGGAGCGCCCTGCCCGGTCATGCTGTTGCGGCCGGACCTTCTGGCCTGA
- a CDS encoding methyltransferase small (PFAM: methyltransferase small~KEGG: ret:RHE_CH02178 putative SAM-dependent methyltransferease protein), with protein MKRPGMPNPDPAAFIKANLPISPVPAIPEICLHTAGPASGLWRLSGRREADPPPYWAYPWAGGAVLARHLLDRPEIVVGRRVLDLGAGSGLVAIAAAKAGAATVTAVDIDANAIAAIGLNAATNGVNIVAVAADIIGDSPPETDLLVVGDLFYDPGLALRVMAFLRRCQARGIEVLIGDPERAYLPQDEFRRIATHAVADFGAGKGGKAVQAVVFSLSGNS; from the coding sequence ATGAAACGCCCCGGTATGCCGAATCCCGATCCGGCCGCCTTCATCAAGGCCAACCTGCCGATATCACCGGTTCCCGCTATCCCGGAGATTTGCCTTCATACGGCAGGGCCTGCGAGCGGGCTCTGGCGGCTTTCCGGCCGCAGAGAGGCCGATCCGCCGCCTTACTGGGCCTATCCCTGGGCCGGCGGCGCCGTGCTTGCCCGCCATCTGCTCGACCGGCCGGAAATAGTCGTGGGTCGCCGTGTCCTCGATCTCGGCGCCGGCTCCGGGCTCGTCGCTATCGCGGCGGCAAAGGCCGGAGCAGCTACGGTGACGGCGGTCGACATCGATGCTAATGCCATTGCCGCGATCGGCCTCAACGCAGCGACTAACGGCGTCAACATCGTTGCCGTCGCCGCGGATATCATTGGGGATTCGCCGCCAGAGACAGACCTCCTCGTTGTCGGCGATCTGTTCTACGATCCAGGGCTAGCCTTGCGGGTGATGGCCTTCCTGCGGCGTTGCCAGGCGCGCGGCATCGAGGTGCTGATCGGCGATCCCGAGCGGGCCTACCTACCGCAGGACGAATTCAGGCGAATCGCCACCCATGCGGTTGCGGATTTCGGGGCGGGCAAGGGGGGCAAGGCTGTGCAGGCGGTCGTCTTCTCGCTCTCCGGCAATAGCTGA
- a CDS encoding GCN5-related N-acetyltransferase (PFAM: GCN5-related N-acetyltransferase~KEGG: pde:Pden_2843 GCN5-related N-acetyltransferase), producing MVMETAILSVPVFSTLCNEAFRLRRAIFVYEQKVPEAEEFDADDLSAHHLVAVTAGEVSGTLRIIYAEEHVKIGRVAVASQWRGQGVAAAMIGQAMDLHRAARDNRFYLTAQADKLPLYERFGFVAYGAEFLDGGMPHLAMKNY from the coding sequence ATGGTGATGGAAACGGCGATCCTCAGCGTCCCGGTTTTCAGTACGCTCTGCAATGAGGCCTTCCGGCTGCGGCGCGCTATTTTCGTGTATGAGCAGAAGGTTCCCGAAGCCGAGGAATTCGATGCCGACGATCTCAGCGCCCATCATCTCGTTGCCGTCACGGCAGGCGAGGTCTCCGGCACGTTGCGGATCATCTACGCCGAGGAACATGTGAAGATCGGGCGGGTTGCGGTTGCAAGCCAATGGCGCGGCCAAGGCGTTGCAGCCGCAATGATCGGGCAAGCGATGGACCTGCATCGCGCTGCCCGCGACAACCGCTTCTATCTGACAGCGCAGGCGGACAAGTTGCCGCTCTACGAGCGTTTTGGCTTCGTTGCCTATGGCGCGGAATTTCTTGACGGCGGGATGCCGCACCTTGCCATGAAGAACTACTGA
- a CDS encoding DEAD/DEAH box helicase domain protein (PFAM: DEAD/DEAH box helicase domain protein; helicase domain protein; DbpA RNA-binding domain protein~SMART: DEAD-like helicase; helicase domain protein~KEGG: ret:RHE_CH02179 ATP-dependent RNA helicase protein) → MTEFNGVVPAIAKALQKRGYAELTPVQKAMLDPALAASDALVSAQTGSGKTVAFGLALAPTLLEGRERFGNAAAPLALVIAPTRELALQVKRELEWLFEMTGAVIVSCVGGMDIRSERRSLERGAHIVVGTPGRLCDHIRRRALDMSELKAAVLDEADEMLDLGFREDLEFILDAAPDERRTLMFSATVPAAIAKLAKSYQRDAVRISTAAEEKQHIDIEYRALMVAPSDRENAIINVLRYYEATNAIVFCSTRAAVNHLTARFNNRNFAVVALSGELTQNERTHALQAMRDGRARVCIATDVAARGIDLPGLDLVIHADLPTNPDTLLHRSGRTGRAGRKGISAMIVPLNARRKAERLLENAGISAAWARPPSAEEVSERDDERLLADPIFNETPQEEEQGLVQQLLASHGAEKLAAAFLRLYRTNHSAPEDLIEVTVQDDRNRKRRDNAEPYEPAQKGPREDFGASVWFSVSVGRKQNAEPRWLIPMLCRNGNVTKREIGAIKMQPEETFVEIAAASAESFLAAIGPNKALERGIRVTRLSGTPDFSRAPAPKPYAGKPSRDERPDDTFRGERPKNKFGKGPGGGYAAADNSGGDKRDSKPWSKKPGKPAFDGPKSDKPKYEGPRSDAPRYEGKGGAGPKAKFSKKKPG, encoded by the coding sequence ATGACAGAATTTAACGGCGTCGTTCCGGCGATCGCCAAGGCGTTGCAGAAGCGTGGTTACGCCGAACTCACCCCGGTGCAGAAGGCGATGCTCGATCCGGCGCTTGCCGCTTCCGACGCGCTGGTCTCGGCCCAGACCGGCTCCGGCAAAACCGTCGCCTTCGGCCTGGCGCTGGCGCCGACGCTGCTCGAAGGCAGGGAGCGCTTCGGCAATGCCGCCGCGCCGCTCGCCCTCGTCATCGCCCCGACGCGCGAGCTTGCCCTGCAGGTGAAGCGGGAGCTCGAATGGCTCTTTGAGATGACCGGCGCGGTGATCGTCAGCTGCGTCGGCGGCATGGACATCCGTAGCGAGCGTCGCTCGCTCGAACGAGGCGCCCATATCGTCGTCGGCACGCCCGGTCGGCTTTGCGACCATATCCGCCGCAGGGCGCTCGACATGTCGGAACTGAAGGCCGCCGTGCTCGACGAGGCCGACGAGATGCTCGATCTCGGCTTCCGCGAAGACCTTGAATTCATCCTCGATGCGGCGCCGGACGAACGCCGGACGCTGATGTTTTCGGCAACGGTGCCGGCGGCGATCGCCAAGCTTGCCAAGAGCTACCAGCGCGATGCCGTGCGCATCAGCACCGCGGCCGAGGAAAAGCAGCATATCGACATCGAATATCGCGCGCTGATGGTTGCCCCGAGCGACCGCGAGAACGCGATCATCAACGTGCTGCGGTATTACGAGGCGACCAATGCCATCGTGTTCTGCTCGACGCGCGCCGCCGTCAACCATCTGACCGCACGCTTCAACAACCGCAATTTCGCCGTCGTGGCGCTGTCCGGCGAGTTGACGCAGAACGAGCGCACTCACGCGCTGCAGGCGATGCGCGACGGGCGCGCCCGTGTCTGCATCGCGACCGACGTTGCCGCCCGCGGCATCGACCTGCCGGGGCTCGATCTCGTCATCCATGCCGACCTGCCGACCAATCCGGACACGCTGCTGCACCGCAGCGGCCGAACCGGCCGGGCCGGGCGCAAGGGCATCAGCGCCATGATCGTGCCGCTGAATGCACGGCGCAAGGCAGAGCGCCTGCTCGAGAATGCCGGCATTTCGGCTGCCTGGGCGCGACCGCCTTCGGCCGAGGAAGTGAGCGAGCGCGACGACGAGCGGCTGCTCGCCGATCCGATCTTCAACGAAACGCCGCAGGAGGAAGAGCAGGGGCTGGTACAACAGCTTCTCGCCAGCCACGGCGCCGAAAAGCTCGCCGCAGCCTTCCTGCGTCTTTACCGCACCAATCATTCGGCGCCGGAGGACCTCATCGAGGTTACCGTGCAGGACGACCGCAACCGCAAGCGCCGCGACAATGCCGAGCCGTACGAGCCGGCGCAAAAGGGACCGCGCGAAGATTTCGGCGCCAGCGTCTGGTTTTCCGTCTCGGTCGGGCGCAAACAGAATGCCGAGCCGCGCTGGCTGATCCCGATGCTCTGCCGCAACGGTAATGTGACGAAGCGCGAAATCGGCGCGATCAAGATGCAGCCCGAGGAAACTTTTGTGGAGATCGCTGCGGCGAGCGCCGAAAGCTTCCTGGCGGCGATCGGTCCGAACAAGGCGCTGGAACGCGGCATCCGCGTGACCAGGCTTTCCGGCACGCCGGATTTCAGCCGGGCGCCTGCGCCAAAACCCTATGCCGGCAAGCCATCTCGCGACGAGCGGCCGGACGACACATTCCGCGGCGAGCGGCCGAAGAACAAGTTCGGCAAGGGTCCGGGCGGCGGATATGCCGCGGCCGATAATAGCGGCGGGGACAAACGGGATAGCAAGCCCTGGAGCAAGAAGCCGGGCAAGCCCGCGTTCGATGGCCCGAAGTCCGACAAGCCGAAATACGAAGGCCCAAGATCCGACGCCCCAAGATATGAGGGTAAGGGCGGCGCCGGACCAAAAGCTAAGTTCTCGAAGAAGAAGCCCGGCTGA
- a CDS encoding adenylate/guanylate cyclase with Chase sensor (PFAM: CHASE2 domain protein; adenylyl cyclase class-3/4/guanylyl cyclase~SMART: adenylyl cyclase class-3/4/guanylyl cyclase~KEGG: ret:RHE_CH02180 putative adenylate cyclase protein) encodes MNHRLLTVIALLLAGLWGAALGYVNLNAESGLLDRMEASLVDIRSAIVGAKTPPPVVSIVAIDDRTARAHGYPLDRATLARLAGAITALKPKALAIDILLVDPGPEAGDAALTAALRQGPSVIAAAATFAQSRQRVTDTAGDPLAAIPEANQLLLPLPRFAEAAAVGIVNVATDQTGTPRFIPLISRAADRLDPAFPLRVASVALGVDPTIEPDAIMLGKLRIPTDVGQRLPVTFYGGHGSIATFSAADALDGKLSADAVVGRIVVIGSTVTGGGDVFPTPFDPVMPGVEVMSTAITHLVTGDGMVRDHRMRLIDAATAVGLAIVLVSLVAWRRSAAGYIIIVLTLIVWAMLNLSAFAHGYWLSAALPIAAALPPALAYGAAELWLDRGRARHFAEQSALLQRIEAPGLGEWLARDPNFLAAPVRQNAAVIFIDLSGFTGLSENVGPVAVSEMLSGFFELVDEEARAHGGAITSFMGDGAMILFGLPEPADDDAARAAACAVSLCERTRAWLQAHAGFAPKKIGFKVGAHCGPIVASRLGTGDRQQITAAGDTINVGSRLMEVAARHGVELALSAEIVRAAGPDSVLTHTGRMEGPLETALRGRASRIDAWLWRSRTL; translated from the coding sequence ATGAACCATCGCTTGCTGACAGTGATCGCGCTGCTGCTCGCCGGTCTTTGGGGAGCTGCGCTCGGCTATGTCAATCTCAATGCCGAAAGCGGCCTTCTCGATCGGATGGAAGCCTCGCTTGTCGATATCCGCAGCGCCATCGTCGGGGCGAAAACACCGCCTCCCGTCGTCTCGATCGTTGCGATCGACGACCGCACCGCTAGGGCGCACGGCTATCCGCTCGATCGGGCGACACTTGCGCGCCTCGCCGGCGCGATCACCGCGTTGAAGCCGAAGGCCCTGGCGATCGATATTCTGCTGGTCGATCCGGGGCCGGAGGCGGGTGATGCGGCGCTGACTGCTGCCTTGCGCCAGGGGCCGAGCGTGATTGCGGCTGCGGCCACTTTCGCGCAAAGCCGCCAGCGGGTCACGGATACGGCCGGCGATCCGCTTGCCGCCATCCCTGAGGCAAACCAGCTGCTGTTGCCGCTTCCGCGCTTTGCCGAGGCCGCCGCGGTCGGCATCGTCAATGTCGCAACCGATCAGACTGGCACGCCGCGCTTCATTCCGCTGATCTCGCGTGCCGCAGACCGGCTGGATCCAGCTTTTCCGCTGCGTGTCGCGTCGGTGGCGCTCGGCGTCGATCCCACGATCGAACCCGATGCCATCATGCTCGGAAAGCTGCGAATTCCCACCGATGTCGGCCAGCGCCTGCCGGTGACCTTTTATGGCGGGCATGGCAGCATCGCCACCTTCAGCGCCGCCGATGCGCTTGATGGCAAGCTTTCGGCGGATGCGGTCGTCGGTCGTATCGTCGTCATCGGTTCGACGGTCACTGGCGGCGGCGACGTCTTCCCGACGCCGTTCGATCCCGTCATGCCGGGCGTCGAGGTAATGTCGACGGCGATCACCCATCTCGTCACTGGCGACGGCATGGTGCGCGACCACCGGATGCGGCTGATCGATGCCGCCACCGCCGTCGGACTGGCGATCGTGCTCGTGTCGCTGGTCGCCTGGCGCCGGAGTGCGGCAGGCTACATCATCATCGTGCTGACGCTGATCGTCTGGGCGATGCTCAATTTGTCGGCCTTCGCGCATGGCTACTGGCTGAGTGCGGCGCTGCCGATCGCCGCAGCACTGCCGCCGGCGCTGGCTTATGGCGCGGCCGAACTCTGGCTCGACCGTGGCCGCGCCCGTCATTTCGCCGAGCAGAGCGCGCTCCTGCAGCGTATCGAGGCGCCTGGCCTTGGCGAGTGGCTGGCGCGAGATCCGAATTTTCTCGCCGCGCCAGTACGCCAGAACGCCGCCGTCATCTTCATCGATCTCTCGGGCTTCACCGGCCTCAGCGAAAATGTCGGGCCGGTGGCGGTGAGCGAGATGCTGAGCGGCTTCTTCGAATTGGTCGACGAGGAGGCGCGCGCCCATGGCGGCGCCATCACCAGCTTCATGGGCGACGGGGCGATGATCCTGTTCGGCCTGCCGGAGCCCGCCGATGACGATGCCGCCCGCGCCGCTGCCTGCGCGGTCAGCCTGTGCGAGCGCACACGGGCCTGGCTTCAAGCGCATGCGGGCTTTGCCCCGAAGAAGATCGGCTTCAAGGTCGGCGCCCATTGCGGCCCGATCGTCGCTTCGCGTCTCGGTACCGGCGACCGGCAGCAGATCACGGCGGCGGGCGACACCATCAATGTCGGCAGCCGGCTGATGGAGGTCGCCGCCCGCCATGGCGTCGAACTGGCGTTGAGCGCCGAAATCGTCCGTGCCGCCGGCCCTGATAGCGTGCTCACGCATACCGGTCGGATGGAGGGACCGTTGGAAACAGCGCTGCGCGGCCGGGCAAGCCGCATCGACGCCTGGCTCTGGCGCAGCCGCACGCTTTGA
- a CDS encoding anti-FecI sigma factor, FecR (PFAM: FecR protein~KEGG: ret:RHE_CH02181 hypothetical protein): MNTTLRSLLAAALAIGLIPHAAAFAQSAGCTVSRDAGARQVLSCPGGVTVTAEAGAAYSLVDRNRDGSPDSASLRRKAILVDVDSSQHAGGFQVVTPQAIAAVRGTQWAVDVAGGKTSVLVVRGSVAVRRPAGEAVVLSPGEGVDVTGGTEPLVVRRWPAPRAAALLARLGQ; this comes from the coding sequence ATGAATACGACGCTTCGCAGCCTGCTTGCCGCCGCGCTCGCTATCGGCCTCATTCCGCATGCGGCGGCCTTTGCGCAGTCTGCCGGCTGCACCGTATCGCGTGATGCCGGCGCCCGCCAGGTGCTCAGTTGTCCCGGCGGCGTCACGGTGACGGCAGAGGCCGGAGCCGCCTACAGCCTCGTCGACCGCAACCGCGACGGCAGCCCTGATTCGGCGTCGCTGCGGCGCAAGGCCATCCTCGTCGATGTCGACAGCAGTCAGCACGCGGGTGGTTTCCAGGTCGTGACGCCGCAGGCGATCGCTGCCGTGCGCGGCACCCAATGGGCTGTCGATGTCGCAGGCGGCAAGACCTCGGTGCTGGTCGTCAGAGGCAGCGTCGCAGTCCGCCGACCGGCCGGCGAGGCGGTGGTGCTGTCGCCGGGCGAGGGCGTCGATGTTACCGGCGGAACGGAACCCCTCGTCGTGCGTCGCTGGCCGGCGCCGCGCGCCGCTGCCCTTCTTGCCCGCCTCGGCCAATAA